From one Paramormyrops kingsleyae isolate MSU_618 chromosome 1, PKINGS_0.4, whole genome shotgun sequence genomic stretch:
- the ptprz1a gene encoding receptor-type tyrosine-protein phosphatase zeta isoform X2, whose product MEMSIKRRYLLFAQLFFICQIADVVHGYFRTQRKFTEDIDWSYAGTLNQKNWAKKYPSCSNAKQSPIDIEEDFIQVKVQFQQLILEGWEQATPDSTTIHNDGKTVAISLNAEYYISGGGLRSRSRVGRIAFHWGRCNASSDGSEHSLNGVKFPLEMQIYCYEAHKFKSLDDALNDGGRITALSVLFETSLTDNENYEAVVEGVSSVSRYGKSSTLRPFHMLGLLPNQTEKYFTYNGSLTTPPCSETVEWIVFRDTVTISESQLEVFCEVMTMQQAGYVMLMDYLQNNFRQQQIQFMGQVYGSYTGTEAVEMATCSSEPQNVQADPYNYTSMLVTWERPRAVYDINIERYSVTYQSLEGGDPPKLEYLTDGDQDVGAIIQDLLADTSYVVQVVAVCINGLRGRVSDQMIVDMPLDDPESDPVPFSDSTESEDDSKPNPSSAPEESSGSTFEWTSLSSVPATTPWDQQGIRHPSFRTTSSSSPKTTTEESSQPWSIQQNVAREFTGPPTPQTSTLGSGIPARDQQPASRGEDDPSIHRTEAVTTLVPPLSHEGVVLGAPPMEHSEGSAGGVASPTPTATIEDSWVSEASPAPESPFIITSVPSLTETPLWPKGQDTQYVSTPAFSDLFSQTTQPGSTGEATLAPLPVSNTLSYLESVTCLHAVTLSRGMLFETLSSLPSVDESLSAVVHASAVLLSADGGGPSLESLSSLPWPSAGTSTWETADIASGADDDALSDLVPVVTGDLLLMPSHTLHLQTLPGSSAAVQLALADSNWDGPHPSGYLSSVAASQTAALSRYDESLQPSAAGFSESVGPADLADSLSVRCSSTSCSMDASVVDGDPGYSLISHYRSSSFSLLPSTVSAPPTRHSFSVDIPDASRSSVSIFPGSSMLGAPSGGGDSDSILPSEFVPSLHASDKVDPSLVPLGHSSVDPYSYMHIFVTAATASAQSSELAFPALSPTVSLDASDVRPSTLPSTRLLSQEGQIDGSASGSAAHEWEMGQSAHPSLLVLITSSMASVVTPYSDGATGHRNGSSTLMDVSMGPSSSTWPLGEESGSGQSVPRSSHDNETSSDSSIPAREVEDTPDPEAINSSRESQVSLLGRGEKDKRTVVPLAVVSSLTILCLMVLLTILIYWRKCFQTAHFYIEDNMSPRVISTPPTPLLTAADDHEPLSLKQFVKHAADLYNTIGFSQEFEEIQSCTVDLGITSDHSTHPDNKNKNRYINILAYDHSRVRLSASTDKDGKGGDYINANYVDGFDTPRAYIAAQGPLKSSTEDFWRMVWEQNVGVIVMITNLVEKGRRKCDQYWPLESQEEYGYFLVTLKSTRVQAYCTLRTFTLRNLNVKKGSLKGRGHERTVVQYHYTQWPDMGVPEYTLPVLSFVRKSSQARTADMGPVVVHCSAGVGRTGTYIVLDSMLQQIKERGTVNVLGFLKHIRTQRNYLVQTEEQYVFIHDALVEAILSKETEVFSTHIHSYVSDLLSPRPSSKSQLDKQFKLVTQFDAKGCDYSVALKDGNREKNRNVSLIPVERSRVYLSPVTGETSDYINASYIMGYNQSNEFILTQNPLPSTTKDFWRMVWDHNAQIIVSLPDTQSMAEEEAFYWPNKEQPISCEMFTVTFTGEDHLCLSNEEMLVVQDFILEATQDDYALEVRQYRAPRWPNPDSPISNTFELVNIIREESGSRDGPVVVHDQHGGVTAATFCALTTLSNQLEMENTINVYQVAKMTSLMRPGVFTDVDQYQFLYNAILSLVSTKEDERALQSTENNGTALSSSNAAESLESLV is encoded by the exons GGACTTTAAACCAAAAGAACTGGGCTAAGAAGTACCCATCCTGTAGCAATGCCAAGCAGTCTCCGATCGACATCGAGGAGGACTTCATCCAGGTCAAGGTGCAGTTCCAGCAGCTGATACTGGAGGGCTGGGAGCAGGCGACCCCGGACAGCACCACCATCCACAACGATGGCAAGACTG TGGCCATCAGCCTGAATgctgagtactatatcagtggGGGAGGACTAAGGTCCAGATCCCGCGTGGGCCGGATCGCCTTCCACTGGGGCAGGTGCAACGCCTCGTCTGACGGGTCTGAGCACAGCCTCAATGGTGTCAAGTTCCCCCTGGAG ATGCAGATCTACTGCTACGAAGCGCACAAGTTCAAGTCCTTAGATGATGCCCTGAATGATGGCGGAAGGATCACTGCCCTGTCTGTCCTGTTTGAG ACCAGCCTGACGGATAACGAGAACTATGAGGCGGTGGTTGAGGGGGTGAGCTCTGTGAGCCGATACG GTAAAAGCAGCACCCTGAGGCCGTTCCACATGCTGGGTCTGCTGCCAAACCAGACCGAGAAATACTTCACCTACAATGGCTCTCTGACCACGCCCCCCTGCTCGGAGACTGTGGAGTGGATCGTGTTCAGAGACACCGTGACCATCTCTGAAAGCCAG CTGGAGGTTTTTTGCGAGGTGATGACCATGCAGCAGGCTGGTTACGTCATGCTGATGGACTACCTGCAGAACAACTTCCGCCAGCAGCAGATCCAGTTCATGGGCCAGGTGTATGGCTCCTACACCGGCACAGAAGCGGTGGAAATGGCGA CTTGCAGCTCGGAGCCCCAGAACGTGCAGGCCGACCCGTATAACTACACCAGCATGCTGGTGACGTGGGAGCGCCCCCGCGCCGTGTACGACATCAACATCGAGAGGTACTCTGTCACCTACCAGAGCCTAGAGGGAGGGGACCCGCCCAAACTGGAGTACCTCACCGATGGGGACCAGGATGTG GGGGCCATAATCCAGGATCTGCTGGCCGATACCAGCTACGTGGTACAGGTGGTCGCCGTGTGCATCAACGGGCTGCGCGGCCGCGTCAGTGACCAGATGATCGTGGACATGCCCTTGGATGACCCCG AATCAGATCCAGTCCCCTTCTCAGATTCGACCGAATCAGAGGATGACAGCAAG CCAAACCCATCCAGTGCGCCAGAAGAAAGCTCAGGAAGCACATTTGAATGGACCTCTCTGAGCTCGGTTCCGGCCACCACCCCCTGGGACCAGCAAGGTATCCGGCATCCGAGCTTCAGAACCACGAGCTCCTCGAGCCCAAAGACGACCACGGAGGAGAGCTCTCAGCCATGGTCCATTCAGCAGAACGTAGCGAGGGAGTTTACGGGGCCGCCCACTCCCCAGACGAGCACGTTGGGTTCTGGGATACCAGCGCGGGACCAGCAACCTGCCAGCAGGGGCGAAGATGACCCCAGCATTCACAGGACAGAAGCTGTGACGACACTAGTGCCACCCCTTAGTCACGAGGGCGTCGTTCTGGGCGCCCCTCCCATGGAGCACTCAGAGGGCTCTGCGGGAGGCGTggcaagccccacccccacggCCACTATCGAGGACTCCTGGGTATCTGAGGCCAGCCCTGCCCCTGAATCCCCATTCATTATAACCTCTGTCCCCTCCCTCACTGAGACGCCACTGTGGCCCAAAGGCCAGGACACCCAGTACGTCTCCACCCCAGCCTTCAGTGACCTTTTCTCGCAGACCACGCAGCCAGGGTCCACTGGTGAGGCTACCCTCGCGCCCCTCCCTGTATCTAACACCCTGTCTTACCTCGAGTCAGTCACCTGCTTGCATGCTGTTACTTTGTCAAGAGGGATGTTGTTTGAGACCCTCTCCAGCCTGCCCTCTGTTGATGAGAGCCTGTCTGCTGTTGTGCATGCTTCAGCTGTGTTGCTGTCTGCTGATGGTGGTGGTCCCTCCCTCGAGTCTCTATCCTCTCTCCCATGGCCCTCTGCTGGTACGTCCACCTGGGAGACAGCCGACATTGCCAGTGGTGCTGATGATGATGCACTGTCTGATTTAGTGCCTGTGGTCACGGGTGATCTGTTACTTATGCCTAGTCATACTCTTCACCTTCAAACTTTACCTGGTTCGTCTGCCGCTGTGCAGCTCGCGTTGGCCGATTCTAACTGGGATGGCCCTCATCCATCCGGATATCTCAGCTCTGTCGCCGCCTCACAGACTGCTGCTCTCTCTCGTTATGATGAATCACTCCAGCCGTCGGCTGCCGGGTTTAGTGAGAGTGTTGGGCCTGCTGATCTCGCTGATTCTCTTAGCGTGCGCTGTAGTAGTACTAGCTGCTCCATGGACGCCTCAGTGGTAGATGGGGATCCTGGCTATTCTTTAATCAGCCATTACAGGAGCAGCAGCTTCTCCCTGCTTCCCTCTACCGTTTCCGCGCCTCCCACTCGTCACTCATTCAGTGTCGATATTCCGGACGCTTCCAGATCCTCCGTCTCCATCTTCCCGGGTTCTTCAATGTTGGGTGCGCCCTCTGGTGGCGGCGACTCTGATAGCATCTTGCCTTCAGAATTTGTTCCATCCCTGCATGCCAGTGATAAAGTAGATCCATCTCTTGTTCCCCTAGGTCACTCCTCAGTTGACCCCTACAGTTATATGCACATTTTTGTTACAGCCGCTACAGCTAGTGCTCAGAGCAGCGAATTAGCTTTTCCCGCCCTGTCCCCCACGGTCTCCCTTGATGCCAGCGATGTCCGCCCTTCTACGCTTCCCTCCACCCGCCTGCTCTCTCAGGAGGGACAGATAGATGGAAGTGCTTCAGGGAGTGCAGCTCATGAGTGGGAAATGGGCCAGAGTGCCCACCCAAGTCTCCTTGTGCTTATCACCTCTTCCATGGCCAGTGTGGTAACGCCGTACAGTGACGGTGCCACTGGGCACAGGAATGGGAGCAGTACCCTCATGGATGTCAGTATGGGTCCCAGTTCCAGCACCTGGCCACTGGGCGAAGAGAGCGGCTCTGGTCAGAGCGTTCCCAGAAGCTCCCACGACAATGAAACGTCATCAGACTCCAGTATTCCTGCAAGGGAAGTGGAGGACACTCCAGATCCAG AAGCCATCAACAGCAGCCGTGAGTCCCAGGTGAGCCTGTTGGGACGGGGGGAGAAGGACAAGCGGACCGTGGTTCCCCTGGCTGTGGTGTCCTCGCTCACCATCCTCTGTCTGATGGTGCTACTGACAATCCTCATCTACTGGAG GAAGTGCTTCCAGACGGCTCACTTCTATATTGAGGACAATATGTCCCCCCGGGTTATCTCCACCCCGCCAACGCCCCTGCTGACAGCCGCAG ATGATCATGAACCTCTGTCTTTGAAGCAGTTTGTCAAACATGCAGCAGATCTCTACAACACAATCGGTTTCTCCCAAGAGTTTGAG GAGATCCAGTCATGCACCGTTGATCTGGGAATCACATCGGACCACTCTACTCATCCAGACAACAAGAACAAGAACCGATACATAAACATCTTAGCCT ATGACCACAGTCGAGTCAGACTCTCAGCCAGCACCGACAAAGACGGCAAAGGCGGAGACTACATTAACGCTAACTATGTTGAC GGCTTCGACACGCCCAGGGCCTACATCGCCGCCCAGGGTCCCCTCAAGTCCAGCACGGAGGATTTCTGGAGGATGGTCTGGGAGCAGAACGTGGGTGTGATTGTCATGATCACCAACTTGGTGGAGAAGGGAAGG AGGAAGTGTGACCAGTACTGGCCGCTGGAGAGCCAGGAGGAATACGGCTATTTTCTTGTGACCTTGAAGAGCACCAGAGTCCAGGCCTACTGCACCCTCCGGACATTCACTCTGAGGAACCTCAATGTCAAGAAG GGTTCACTAAAGGGGCGGGGTCACGAGCGGACTGTGGTGCAGTACCACTACACCCAGTGGCCAGACATGGGCGTCCCGGAATACACACTCCCCGTGCTCAGCTTTGTGCGGAAGTCATCTCAGGCCAGAACTGCTGATATGGGCCCCGTGGTGGTTCACTGCAG TGCCGGTGTGGGCAGAACAGGCACATACATCGTCCTGGACAGCATGTTACAGCAGATCAAGGAGCGTGGAACCGTCAACGTCCTGGGATTCCTCAAGCACATACGGACACAGAGGAACTACCTGGTGCAGACTGAG GAGCAGTACGTGTTCATCCATGATGCTCTGGTAGAGGCCATTCTCAGCAAGGAGACGGAGGTGTTCTCCACCCACATCCACAGCTACGTCAGCGACCTTCTGAGCCCAAGGCCATCCAGCAAGTCTCAGCTGGACAAGCAATTCAAG TTGGTAACGCAGTTCGATGCTAAAGGATGCGACTACTCAGTAGCTCTGAAGGATGGCAATAGAGAGAAGAACAGAAACGTATCTCTCATACCTG TGGAGAGGTCCAGAGTGTATCTGTCTCCAGTGACAGGAGAGACTTCAGACTACATCAATGCCTCTTACATTATG GGCTACAACCAGAGCAATGAGTTCATCCTTACCCAGAACCCACTGCCCAGCACCACCAAGGACTTCTGGAGAATGGTGTGGGATCACAATGCCCAGATCATTGTTTCACTGCCAGACACTCAGAGCATG GCTGAAGAAGAGGCATTTTATTGGCCCAACAAAGAGCAACCAATCAGCTGTGAGATGTTCACAGTCACCTTCACAGGAGAGGATCATTTGTGCCTATCTAATGAGGAGATGCTAGTGGTGCAGGACTTCATCCTTGAAGCCACACAG GATGACTACGCGCTGGAGGTGCGGCAGTACCGTGCGCCGAGGTGGCCCAACCCGGACAGTCCCATCAGTAACACCTTTGAGTTGGTCAACATCATCAGAGAGGAGAGTGGGTCTCGAGACGGccctgtggtagtccatgaccA GCATGGCGGTGTCACTGCTGCGACCTTCTGTGCCTTGACGACTCTGTCAAACCAGCTAGAGATGGAGAACACCATCAATGTCTATCAGGTGGCTAAGATGACCAGCCTCATGAGACCAGGAGTCTTCACTGATGTA GATCAGTACCAATTCCTCTACAATGCAATCCTGAGCCTTGTTAGCACGAAGGAAGATGAGCGAGCGCTTCAGAGTACAGAGAACAACGGGACTGCTCTCAGCTCCAGCAACGCCGCTGAGAGTTTGGAGTCCCTTGTGTAA
- the ptprz1a gene encoding receptor-type tyrosine-protein phosphatase zeta isoform X3, with the protein MEMSIKRRYLLFAQLFFICQIADVVHGYFRTQRKFTEDIDWSYAGTLNQKNWAKKYPSCSNAKQSPIDIEEDFIQVKVQFQQLILEGWEQATPDSTTIHNDGKTVAISLNAEYYISGGGLRSRSRVGRIAFHWGRCNASSDGSEHSLNGVKFPLEMQIYCYEAHKFKSLDDALNDGGRITALSVLFETSLTDNENYEAVVEGVSSVSRYGKSSTLRPFHMLGLLPNQTEKYFTYNGSLTTPPCSETVEWIVFRDTVTISESQLEVFCEVMTMQQAGYVMLMDYLQNNFRQQQIQFMGQVYGSYTGTEAVEMATCSSEPQNVQADPYNYTSMLVTWERPRAVYDINIERYSVTYQSLEGGDPPKLEYLTDGDQDVGAIIQDLLADTSYVVQVVAVCINGLRGRVSDQMIVDMPLDDPESDPVPFSDSTESEDDSKPNPSSAPEESSGSTFEWTSLSSVPATTPWDQQGIRHPSFRTTSSSSPKTTTEESSQPWSIQQNVAREFTGPPTPQTSTLGSGIPARDQQPASRGEDDPSIHRTEAVTTLVPPLSHEGVVLGAPPMEHSEGSAGGVASPTPTATIEDSWVSEASPAPESPFIITSVPSLTETPLWPKGQDTQYVSTPAFSDLFSQTTQPGSTEAINSSRESQVSLLGRGEKDKRTVVPLAVVSSLTILCLMVLLTILIYWRKCFQTAHFYIEDNMSPRVISTPPTPLLTAADDHEPLSLKQFVKHAADLYNTIGFSQEFEILKESYQEIQSCTVDLGITSDHSTHPDNKNKNRYINILAYDHSRVRLSASTDKDGKGGDYINANYVDGFDTPRAYIAAQGPLKSSTEDFWRMVWEQNVGVIVMITNLVEKGRRKCDQYWPLESQEEYGYFLVTLKSTRVQAYCTLRTFTLRNLNVKKGSLKGRGHERTVVQYHYTQWPDMGVPEYTLPVLSFVRKSSQARTADMGPVVVHCSAGVGRTGTYIVLDSMLQQIKERGTVNVLGFLKHIRTQRNYLVQTEEQYVFIHDALVEAILSKETEVFSTHIHSYVSDLLSPRPSSKSQLDKQFKLVTQFDAKGCDYSVALKDGNREKNRNVSLIPVERSRVYLSPVTGETSDYINASYIMGYNQSNEFILTQNPLPSTTKDFWRMVWDHNAQIIVSLPDTQSMAEEEAFYWPNKEQPISCEMFTVTFTGEDHLCLSNEEMLVVQDFILEATQDDYALEVRQYRAPRWPNPDSPISNTFELVNIIREESGSRDGPVVVHDQHGGVTAATFCALTTLSNQLEMENTINVYQVAKMTSLMRPGVFTDVDQYQFLYNAILSLVSTKEDERALQSTENNGTALSSSNAAESLESLV; encoded by the exons GGACTTTAAACCAAAAGAACTGGGCTAAGAAGTACCCATCCTGTAGCAATGCCAAGCAGTCTCCGATCGACATCGAGGAGGACTTCATCCAGGTCAAGGTGCAGTTCCAGCAGCTGATACTGGAGGGCTGGGAGCAGGCGACCCCGGACAGCACCACCATCCACAACGATGGCAAGACTG TGGCCATCAGCCTGAATgctgagtactatatcagtggGGGAGGACTAAGGTCCAGATCCCGCGTGGGCCGGATCGCCTTCCACTGGGGCAGGTGCAACGCCTCGTCTGACGGGTCTGAGCACAGCCTCAATGGTGTCAAGTTCCCCCTGGAG ATGCAGATCTACTGCTACGAAGCGCACAAGTTCAAGTCCTTAGATGATGCCCTGAATGATGGCGGAAGGATCACTGCCCTGTCTGTCCTGTTTGAG ACCAGCCTGACGGATAACGAGAACTATGAGGCGGTGGTTGAGGGGGTGAGCTCTGTGAGCCGATACG GTAAAAGCAGCACCCTGAGGCCGTTCCACATGCTGGGTCTGCTGCCAAACCAGACCGAGAAATACTTCACCTACAATGGCTCTCTGACCACGCCCCCCTGCTCGGAGACTGTGGAGTGGATCGTGTTCAGAGACACCGTGACCATCTCTGAAAGCCAG CTGGAGGTTTTTTGCGAGGTGATGACCATGCAGCAGGCTGGTTACGTCATGCTGATGGACTACCTGCAGAACAACTTCCGCCAGCAGCAGATCCAGTTCATGGGCCAGGTGTATGGCTCCTACACCGGCACAGAAGCGGTGGAAATGGCGA CTTGCAGCTCGGAGCCCCAGAACGTGCAGGCCGACCCGTATAACTACACCAGCATGCTGGTGACGTGGGAGCGCCCCCGCGCCGTGTACGACATCAACATCGAGAGGTACTCTGTCACCTACCAGAGCCTAGAGGGAGGGGACCCGCCCAAACTGGAGTACCTCACCGATGGGGACCAGGATGTG GGGGCCATAATCCAGGATCTGCTGGCCGATACCAGCTACGTGGTACAGGTGGTCGCCGTGTGCATCAACGGGCTGCGCGGCCGCGTCAGTGACCAGATGATCGTGGACATGCCCTTGGATGACCCCG AATCAGATCCAGTCCCCTTCTCAGATTCGACCGAATCAGAGGATGACAGCAAG CCAAACCCATCCAGTGCGCCAGAAGAAAGCTCAGGAAGCACATTTGAATGGACCTCTCTGAGCTCGGTTCCGGCCACCACCCCCTGGGACCAGCAAGGTATCCGGCATCCGAGCTTCAGAACCACGAGCTCCTCGAGCCCAAAGACGACCACGGAGGAGAGCTCTCAGCCATGGTCCATTCAGCAGAACGTAGCGAGGGAGTTTACGGGGCCGCCCACTCCCCAGACGAGCACGTTGGGTTCTGGGATACCAGCGCGGGACCAGCAACCTGCCAGCAGGGGCGAAGATGACCCCAGCATTCACAGGACAGAAGCTGTGACGACACTAGTGCCACCCCTTAGTCACGAGGGCGTCGTTCTGGGCGCCCCTCCCATGGAGCACTCAGAGGGCTCTGCGGGAGGCGTggcaagccccacccccacggCCACTATCGAGGACTCCTGGGTATCTGAGGCCAGCCCTGCCCCTGAATCCCCATTCATTATAACCTCTGTCCCCTCCCTCACTGAGACGCCACTGTGGCCCAAAGGCCAGGACACCCAGTACGTCTCCACCCCAGCCTTCAGTGACCTTTTCTCGCAGACCACGCAGCCAGGGTCCACTG AAGCCATCAACAGCAGCCGTGAGTCCCAGGTGAGCCTGTTGGGACGGGGGGAGAAGGACAAGCGGACCGTGGTTCCCCTGGCTGTGGTGTCCTCGCTCACCATCCTCTGTCTGATGGTGCTACTGACAATCCTCATCTACTGGAG GAAGTGCTTCCAGACGGCTCACTTCTATATTGAGGACAATATGTCCCCCCGGGTTATCTCCACCCCGCCAACGCCCCTGCTGACAGCCGCAG ATGATCATGAACCTCTGTCTTTGAAGCAGTTTGTCAAACATGCAGCAGATCTCTACAACACAATCGGTTTCTCCCAAGAGTTTGAG ATATTGAAAGAGTCTTACCAG GAGATCCAGTCATGCACCGTTGATCTGGGAATCACATCGGACCACTCTACTCATCCAGACAACAAGAACAAGAACCGATACATAAACATCTTAGCCT ATGACCACAGTCGAGTCAGACTCTCAGCCAGCACCGACAAAGACGGCAAAGGCGGAGACTACATTAACGCTAACTATGTTGAC GGCTTCGACACGCCCAGGGCCTACATCGCCGCCCAGGGTCCCCTCAAGTCCAGCACGGAGGATTTCTGGAGGATGGTCTGGGAGCAGAACGTGGGTGTGATTGTCATGATCACCAACTTGGTGGAGAAGGGAAGG AGGAAGTGTGACCAGTACTGGCCGCTGGAGAGCCAGGAGGAATACGGCTATTTTCTTGTGACCTTGAAGAGCACCAGAGTCCAGGCCTACTGCACCCTCCGGACATTCACTCTGAGGAACCTCAATGTCAAGAAG GGTTCACTAAAGGGGCGGGGTCACGAGCGGACTGTGGTGCAGTACCACTACACCCAGTGGCCAGACATGGGCGTCCCGGAATACACACTCCCCGTGCTCAGCTTTGTGCGGAAGTCATCTCAGGCCAGAACTGCTGATATGGGCCCCGTGGTGGTTCACTGCAG TGCCGGTGTGGGCAGAACAGGCACATACATCGTCCTGGACAGCATGTTACAGCAGATCAAGGAGCGTGGAACCGTCAACGTCCTGGGATTCCTCAAGCACATACGGACACAGAGGAACTACCTGGTGCAGACTGAG GAGCAGTACGTGTTCATCCATGATGCTCTGGTAGAGGCCATTCTCAGCAAGGAGACGGAGGTGTTCTCCACCCACATCCACAGCTACGTCAGCGACCTTCTGAGCCCAAGGCCATCCAGCAAGTCTCAGCTGGACAAGCAATTCAAG TTGGTAACGCAGTTCGATGCTAAAGGATGCGACTACTCAGTAGCTCTGAAGGATGGCAATAGAGAGAAGAACAGAAACGTATCTCTCATACCTG TGGAGAGGTCCAGAGTGTATCTGTCTCCAGTGACAGGAGAGACTTCAGACTACATCAATGCCTCTTACATTATG GGCTACAACCAGAGCAATGAGTTCATCCTTACCCAGAACCCACTGCCCAGCACCACCAAGGACTTCTGGAGAATGGTGTGGGATCACAATGCCCAGATCATTGTTTCACTGCCAGACACTCAGAGCATG GCTGAAGAAGAGGCATTTTATTGGCCCAACAAAGAGCAACCAATCAGCTGTGAGATGTTCACAGTCACCTTCACAGGAGAGGATCATTTGTGCCTATCTAATGAGGAGATGCTAGTGGTGCAGGACTTCATCCTTGAAGCCACACAG GATGACTACGCGCTGGAGGTGCGGCAGTACCGTGCGCCGAGGTGGCCCAACCCGGACAGTCCCATCAGTAACACCTTTGAGTTGGTCAACATCATCAGAGAGGAGAGTGGGTCTCGAGACGGccctgtggtagtccatgaccA GCATGGCGGTGTCACTGCTGCGACCTTCTGTGCCTTGACGACTCTGTCAAACCAGCTAGAGATGGAGAACACCATCAATGTCTATCAGGTGGCTAAGATGACCAGCCTCATGAGACCAGGAGTCTTCACTGATGTA GATCAGTACCAATTCCTCTACAATGCAATCCTGAGCCTTGTTAGCACGAAGGAAGATGAGCGAGCGCTTCAGAGTACAGAGAACAACGGGACTGCTCTCAGCTCCAGCAACGCCGCTGAGAGTTTGGAGTCCCTTGTGTAA